In the Candidatus Ancaeobacter aquaticus genome, TAATTCGCGCAGGAAATTCATTTGGCTTACGGGACTTACTTTAAGCGGATGCCTTAATGCGTCACGACTTAATATGTCATGTAAATGTTGCTTTTGCTTATTATAAAATTTGTTAGGTATTTTTGCATCAGGTTTTGATCCAAAATAATAGAGTTGGTATGTTGTACGCCATTTCCAGAAAGCAATAGTCTTTAGCATAGAGTATTCTTTGTCTAGAAACACGCTTTTATACATATTGATCGCTTTTTCTCTCTGCCCTAAAGCATAGGTGCAGTCGGCCATTCGTATCCGTGCCGCATCGATTTTATTTTGATCAGTCGTCATTGGGATGATCTTCTGAAAAAGATCAAGTGCCTCAGCATAATTTCTTCTTTCATAGTTGTTTTCAGCGATACGGAACTTTACTTCGGCTTTTGTCATTGTTTGTGCAAAAAGAGGGAACGAAACACATGTCATTGCAGTCAATATAAGAGCAAATATTGTAAGGGTACGCTTTTTCATAATAGGGGTAAAGTATATCCTTTTAGATATAAAGTAAAGAAGATTTTGACAATGACCTTAGTTTGTCTACAATATAAATAAGAGGTGCAATATGTATTGTAAAGTTATTGGTATGGCATTTATTATCTTAAGTCTTTGCGTAACGGTACATGCAGATATTGAGCTTACATCAGGCGAGCAGGACGGTTTTGTAAATGAAAAAGAATATAATCGCAATGGGCGAACCGTACTTGTTGGTAAAAGAGATTTTGTTGGGGTATTTGAGTTTCATCTTACTCAAAAAATACCGGTAAAGAAAGCAACGCTTGTCCTAACAGTTTCTACCGTCAAGGTGCCCGGAGAGTTTATTGTATACCATTTGCTTTCATTTAATAATGGAAGAGCAGAGGTGCAAGATTATTTTTCTCCCGGTGACGTTGTGAAAAAGATATATGTTGATAGTCCAAAGACGGTGAGAATCGATGTTACCCGAGAAGTGAATCAAGATATTCAAGGTCCGGGAGAATTTACCAGCTATAAAGTCGCAACAGAAAGTAATGGAGAAATACTTTTTCAGGGATTTGATTCAGGGGTAGATTATGCAAAAATCGAGACAATCCCCTAAATTGAGCGTATATCTACCCCTGAATCATGAGCTGAAAGATAATTTCTACTTCTTTTTCATAGTAGCGGTAATTAATAATATAGTGAGTTATGGTGTATAGAGAAATTATTTATATGCCCCTCTAAGAAGAATCTAAAATAACCTGCCCTTTTTTATCGTTTTAAGCATTGGAGTATGTATAGATCCGTTTGATGCAAGAATATCTTTATTGTAACAGGAATAATCATTCCCTTTATAGTCGGTAATACGAGCCCCAGCTTCCTGCGCAATAAGAAATCCTGCGGCAGTGTCCCACGGATTAAGATTCAGCTCCCAAAACCCGTCAAGTCGACCGCAGGCAACATAACACAGGTTAAGTGCCGCGGATCCGTCACGACGTATTCCCTGGCAGGATAAGAGAAAATTTTTAAATATTTTAATAACCTTTGAATGGTTTTTCCTAATCACGTATGGAAAACCAGTTACCAATAGTGCCCGTTCAATATGTTTTATATGTGACACCTGTATCTTTTTATTGTTGAGATATGCCCCGTGACCGGATTCAGCATAAAAGTATTCTTCCATAACGGGGTTGTAGACAAGACCTAAAATTATTTTGTTTTTGTATTCGAGGGCTATAGAGACACAATAGACAGGATAGGCGTGAGCATAGTTTGTTGTGCCGTCTAAGGGATCAATTATCCATTTGTAAGGAGAGCCAGTTATGCGCCCGCCGCCTTCTTCTGCTAAAATATCGTGATCAGGAAATGCTTTGGTAAGTATTTGTACGATTATTTTCTCTGACTGCTTGTCAATATCAGTAACAAGGTCAATTCTGCCCTTATACTGGATATGTTTAGGTTTGAGAGCGTTCTTTTTGAGTATCGCTCCTGCTTTTTGAGCAGCTAAAAACGCTGTTTTTTTAAAAATAGGTTTCATGTATTACCTTTCCATTGCCATATTTTAATGAGGCACAATTTATTTGTAAAGGTAAAACAGTTGATATCAACGATTCCGCAACAATACGCATAAGGTATGATTTTAAGCTTAATTAGAGGTTTTTAAACAAAGGGTCATATTCGCGAAAGGATTTCGCTTAAAAAATTGGATTACAAAAGACGATTATATCTA is a window encoding:
- a CDS encoding tetratricopeptide repeat protein, which codes for MKKRTLTIFALILTAMTCVSFPLFAQTMTKAEVKFRIAENNYERRNYAEALDLFQKIIPMTTDQNKIDAARIRMADCTYALGQREKAINMYKSVFLDKEYSMLKTIAFWKWRTTYQLYYFGSKPDAKIPNKFYNKQKQHLHDILSRDALRHPLKVSPVSQMNFLRELSDVKYDQKRGSSAMQDFRMLFFEFPIKSNRSR
- a CDS encoding inositol monophosphatase family protein; the encoded protein is MKPIFKKTAFLAAQKAGAILKKNALKPKHIQYKGRIDLVTDIDKQSEKIIVQILTKAFPDHDILAEEGGGRITGSPYKWIIDPLDGTTNYAHAYPVYCVSIALEYKNKIILGLVYNPVMEEYFYAESGHGAYLNNKKIQVSHIKHIERALLVTGFPYVIRKNHSKVIKIFKNFLLSCQGIRRDGSAALNLCYVACGRLDGFWELNLNPWDTAAGFLIAQEAGARITDYKGNDYSCYNKDILASNGSIHTPMLKTIKKGRLF